GCTGCCGAAAAGAATCCGACGAAGTATCACGGTTGCGGTGCATTTGACCCTGAAAGCGGGCTTCCACTTGCTCCGGGCAATCCGAACCCGTCTCTCACGAGCGTGTTTGGCAATACGCTTTTGCAGCTTGCCCGCAAGGACAAGCGCATCATGGGCATCACGGCTGCAATGCCTACGGGCTGCGGCATGGATATCGTCGCAAAGGAACTCCCGGACCGCGTGATTGACGTGGGCATTGCCGAAGAGCATGCCGTGACGTTTGCGGCGGGCATGGCTTGCGATGGCGTTGTGCCTGTGGTCGCGATTTACTCGTCGTTCATGCAGCGCGCTTACGACCAGATTATCCACGATATTGCACTCCAGAACTTGCATGTGGTGCTTGTGCTCGACCGTGCCGGCCTTGTCGGTGCAGACGGTCCGACGCATCATGGCGCCTTTGACTTGTCGTTCTTGCGGACTGTTCCCGGAATGACCATTTTGGCACCTTCCAACGAAAATGAACTGCGCGACATGTTGACTGCCGCCATCGATATGGAAGGTGTCGTGGCTATCCGCTACCCAAGAGGCACTGCACTTGCTGCAGAGCTTGTCCCCTCGGAAGGACCGTTCGACTATAAAAGCCCCAAGATTCTTGAGAAGGGCTCCGGCATACTCCTTCTGGGCGCCGGCTTCATGACAAATGAACTCAAGAAAACAGCCGCCGTGCTTCGTGAAAACGGATACAACCCGACGCTTGTGGATGCCCGTTTTATTAAGCCGCTCGACCAGGAATGCTACCGTTCGCTGTTTGACAGCCACAATGTCATTGTGACGCTCGAAGACAATACGAAGGTGGGTGGCTATGGTTCAGCCATTGCGGAACTTTTGTCCGATCTCGGCTATACGGACAAGAAACTGTACCGGTTTGGTCTTCCGGACAGATTCGTTGAACAGGGAGAAATCAAGGCTCTCTACAAGATCTTAGAAATTGACGGGGAATCCGTCGCCAAACAGTTGATGGAAAAACTATGAGTGAAGAAGAAAACAAACCGAAGCGTACCGTAAGAATCACGCTTGACCGTAAATTTGGAGTCAGCGAAGCTCCTGAACGCCGCCCTCGTCGTGACGATGACCGCGGTTCCTTTGGCGACAAGCCCTCGTTCCGTGGGGATCGTGGCGATCGTCGTTTTGACCGTGACCGCGGCGAACGCCGCTTTGATCGTGGTGAACGCCGTTTCGACCGCGACAACCGCGATGAAAACCGCGAAGGCCGTCCGTTCAACCGTGAAGAACGCCGTGGTGGTGGCCGCTTTGACCGTGACCGCCGTCCGCGCCGCTTTGGCGACAAGCCGTTTAACCGCGGACCGCGCGGCGCTATGAACGCCCCGGTCTACCGCCAGCGCCCGGAACAGAAGGAAGCCGTTGACGAAAACTTGGACGAAGCCGCACTCGAAGCACGTGCCGCCCAGATTGAAGCCGTTGAAGATTCCGTGGCTACACCGCCTTGGTTCAAACGCCTCATCGCCTGCACGACCGAAAAGGGTCGCGAACGCGAAGGCAAGTTCCTTGGCGAAGGCGTTCACGTTGTTGAAGAACTCGTGAAGCACCACCGCGAACTCGTGATTTCTGTTTACGTTGTCGAAGGCTTTGAAAACGAAGAACTCATCGAAGCTATTAACGAAGCCGAAATTACGCTCCACACTCTTACCGAAGACCAGATGAAGCGCCTCTCTTCGACGATGACGACGCAGGGCATCATTGCTTACTGCAACATCGCAAGCAAGAAGCCGGTCTACGAAACAAGCCGCAGCGTGCTTACGCTTGTGGACGCCGTGCAGGATCCGGGTAACCTCGGCACGCTTTTCCGCACGAGCCTTGGTTTCAATTCTTCGGGCATGATTCTCGGTCGTGGTACAGTGAGCCCGTTCAACCCGAAGGTCGTTCGTGGTTCCTCGGGTACGTTCCTCCGCGTTCCGTTTGAATTCGACGTGGATCTCGTGGACCAGATCAACTTCCTCCGTAGCAAGGGCTATACCATCATCGCAACGGATTTGCATGCTAAGCAGTCCCTCCGCGAAATCCCGGCTCACAAGCTCCGCAAGATGGCTTTCCTCGTGGGTAACGAAGGTGCCGGCACGAACCCGTACTTCATCGAACTCGCCGACGAAACGGTGAAGATCCCGATGAGCAGTGAACTTGAATCTCTGAATGTGGCTGTCGCACATGGCATTCTCTCTTACGAAGCCGCCCAGATTCAGGAGGAATTGAAGTAATGACGTGCTTTTACGATCGCCTTGAACAGCGTATTGCGAAGTGCGGTAACCCGGTGTGCATGGGCATGGACCCTGTGCTCAAGCTCATTCCGCTCGAAGGCACTCCCGAAGACCGCATCAAGCGCTTCTATTCCGACATCTTGGAATGCTGCCTCAAGCGTAACGTGCAGCCGGCTGTCGTAAAGCCGAACAGCGCTTATTACGAATGCGTGAGCGTGCAGTCGATGCTCGTTTTGCAGCAGCTCATTGCCGATTACAGAAGTGCTGGCATCCCGGTTATCTTGGATGCAAAGCGCGGTGACATTGGCAAGTCCAGTGCCGCCTACGCCAACGCCGCTTACGATGTTTACCGTGCAGACGCCGTGACCGTCTCTCCGTGGATGGGTGCCGATTCCGTCGGTCCGTTCATTCGCGAAGATAGCGAAAACGGTGCCTACGTGCTCCTCCGCACAAGCAACAAGGGCGCTCACGACTTCCAGGATTTGCCTGTTACTCGCAGTGACGATCCGCGCGACGTTGCCGAAGCGTTCTATTCCGTAGCGGACAAGATTATGGAATGGGATGCTGACAAGGGATACCTTGGTGCCGTTGTCGGTGCAACCCACCCGGAAGAACTTGAGAAGATTACGGCTTACACCGTTGCTCACAAACACGAAATCCCGTTCCTCATTCCGGGCGTGTCCATTCCGGGCGTGCCGGGCGGTCAGGGCGGCGATGCAAAGACCGTGCTCAACGCTATCGCAAACGGTGGCGGCAAGCGCAAGTTCCATGTGCTCAACTCGAGCAGTGGACTCAACTTTGCATGGCAGCGTAACGATACGCCGGCAAACTATGCGAACGATTGCGTCGATGCACTCGAAAAACTCGCAGAGGCATGCTTGGTTTAGTTCTTCTAAGACGTCATCCTGACCCTGGAGCGTAGCGATAGGGGAAGGATCCAGGGCTTTACTTGATGGATTCTTCGACTACGTGCTTCGCACTTCGCTCAGAATGACGTGATGAAATGAATATGCGTTATATCCTTAGCTTCATAGTTGCCGTTGCGGTGATCGTGGTTGCGTTCCATTACGCAAAGCCGTTGCCTGGCACGAACTTTGACGAATCTTTCTTGCCGAAGGCTTCGTCTGTTCGCTATGTAGCTGCAGGGCATGACGCCTCGGTAGCGGGGCTCTTCTGGATCAAGGGCCTCACCGAACTCGGTGAAAGCTACCTCACCGGCAAGGAATATGCGTATCTCGGTCATGTCGCCGAACTCTCGACGAGCCTGGATTCACTATTCTTCACGCCGTATTATTTTGTCGGTGGCGTGACACCCGTAGATGCTCCCGATACTTCGGACTTCTCGGTACTCCGCCGTGCGACTCGCGTTTATCCTGAAAACTGGCGCCTTTCGCTTTACTTTGCACTCCGCCTCGCTCGTGGCCCGTACCCCAACAGGACCGAAGCCGCGAACGTGATGCGCAAGTATTTCGATAGCCCGGATACAACGATTCCCGATCACATCCGCACGATTTACCGCAGCTTTGAACTCGACTCCATGCAGACCGAGACTGCGCTTGAAACCATCCTGAATGACGTGATGCAACCGCGTTTCAAGAAGTTCCGTGCAAGCTTTTATGTGAAAATCCTCAAGCTCTTCGGTTACAAGGGCTTGATTAGCGACTACAATAAGGACGACAATTATCAGAAAGTCAAGTTCCTTGTCGATGGCATGACCGAAGGCCGCATCCCGCCGGTTGTCGTTTACAACCGCCTCCTTGCCATGAAAAAGGTCGAAGAACCCGTTGCAGATTCTACTGCCGCCGATACGGCTAAAGTAAGTGTTGCGGATTCTACAGCATCTACGTCACCCTGAGCAAAGCGAAGGGCCCAGTTAAGTCTCGTAAAAATGCCTCTGGATCCATCAACCCTTACGGGTTTCTGGATGACGAGTTCATGAATTACCAGTTTTGTGGATGACGTGAATTATTCCGCGCAGCGTGCGGAATTCTTGGGGAGTCCCATCAGCTCGAATGCTGTTTTGCAGCGGTCGAGGAGTTCTCTGGATTTGGATGGGTTGGACTTGCTTAAATATTTAGCGCGGTGGTAGAGAATGTTTGCCGTCGTATATGGCATGTTTGCCTTGACGGATTCTTTTTCTGCCTTGAGGTAGATCTCGTTGGCGTCGCCCTGGTTCAGCAAATCAGCTAGGCGGCCTTCAGTCCAGTAATAAATTCCCGTATCGTCATCAAGACGTTTGTCGACCATCTTGAGGGCTTCCTTTGCCTTCTCGTCTCGATGGCTGCCTGCATAGGCTATGGCACATTCCGAATAAAATGCGCCTTGCAGTTCGTCTGCAATACCATCTAGGTCGTCTTTGTTAATGCCTTCGCAAAGCGATACGGCTTCGGAGAATTTTTCGGTAGCATTCTTTAGTCCGATTTTCGCCTTGATGAGCATTGTTCTTGTCGTTTTGCCGACATTGTTAGATACGTGACTGAACAAGGAATCCGCCATGTCGAAATCGAGACTCATGGTGCGGACTTGGCCCATTGCAATAAGGATTCGGCTTTCTGCATTGAGGTCGGCTTCTTTGCGGCTTGCGACAAGGGCTCGATCGAGCTGTGAGTAGCCTTTAGAAAAGTTCCCTGCCTTAAAGGACTTTTGCGCACGTGCGGCAAGCTTTCCGGATTCCGAGGCGAATACGGCGGTTCCGCTAAGCGCTACACAAAGGGCAATCTTCAAAGCCTTCGTTACCATAGCGTCTCCACGACAAAGGGTACGGAATCATGCGTGGGGACATTGCCTTTTAGGAGCCACATCTTGGACATGCCGTTCATCAGGTCGTCGGCACTCTGCAAGGTGTTTTCCGTCGTATTCATGAAATCTTGTAGGCCGGTCGTTACAGTACCGAAATCGGTGACGAGGTTATCCACGCGGCCAACGGTAGAATCCATGGAGTTCAAAAGCGACGTGACCTGACCCGGTAGCGGCTTGAAATCTTCGAGCAAATTGCCTACGTTGTTGGTGACTTCGTTTGCACGGCTTACAAGTTTCGGCACGTCTGTTTTCATCGTGTCTAGCAAGAAGGAGGTCTTTTTTAACACGTTCTTGCCGAGGAATGTAATTTCGTCAAGTCGATAAAGCTGACGGTTTAAGTTGTCATAAAGGGCGCGGGAACCAAATAATGCACCCATGGTCGTGCCTGTGTCAAGAGCCATTGCCACAAGTTCATCGGCGGCGTCGATAAGGTGGTTTACACGGCCCAAAAGTTCATTAGCCGTTTCAATAACGGTTTCGATATCTTTGGCTGAGCCTGCTTTTAAGGTGTCCCCATTTTCTAGAATGCGTCCTCTGTTTTTGATATCGATGTTGATGACGCGGGCCGAGATGAGGTTCTGGTCGCGGATGGCGTAAACTTCGGCGCTGTCGGTAATCAAGTCCTTGTATTCTTTGCGGATGGCAAATTCAATGACTACACCGATACCGTCTTTGTTGATTTCCGTCTTGGATATCTGCCCGACGTTAACACCGTTAATCTGTACGCGAGTACCCGATGTGAGACCGAGCGCCTTTTCAAATGTACTGTAAAGGTTGTAGTTCTCTTTGATTTTACCATTGTCCTTGTCAAAAAGGAAGTGGTAAAGTACCAACGAAAAAATCATGATGGCAACAGTGCTAACAACGCCGACCAAAAGGCCGGACATTTCCATCCAGTTAACCTGTTTTATCTTTTGAAATGCCATTGCTTTCGTGAAATATAAATAGATTATATTGTCAAATTGAATTTAATTGATTTTTTTCGAGGAAATATGGATTTTTTTGAATTTTTGAATACCGCAGTGACGCCTTACCATACTGTAGACGCTTTGAAGTCTTTTTTCAAGGCAAATTCCTTTACTGAAATTGAGCTAGGTGCCAATCTTGAGCCTGCAAAAGCCTATTTCGTGTGCCGCGAAGCTTCGATCATTGCGTTCCGTACACCCCAAAAGTGGAGTGACGAGTCGAGGTTCAAGATCGCTCTTGCGCATACGGACTTCCCGACGCTCAAGATTTCCCCGAATCCGGATGTCGTAAATGCAGGCGTATGCACGCTCCATACGGAGGTCTACGGTTCTCCGCTTTACACGAGCTGGCTCGATCGTGACCTTGGGTATGCAGGGATGCTTGCTTACGTGGATGCCGGTAGCTCGACTCTCAAGACGAAACTGTTCCGTGGCGAAAAACTTTTCAGGATTCCGCAGTTGGCGGTCCACCTGAACCGTGGCGTGAATCAGGATGGTCTCAAGGTCAATCCGCAGATTGATTTCAATGCGCTGTGGGCGGGCGCTCCGGAAAGTAACTCTTCTGAAAAACGCAAGAACTTGTTTGTAGCATCGCTTGAAAAGGAACTCCCGGAAGGATCGCGCCTGATTGATTTTGACGTACAGCTTTTTGATGCCCAGTCTGCAAATCGCGGCGGCTTTAATGATGAATGGATTTATTCGGGCAGGCTCGATAACTTGAGCAGCTGCCACGCCATTGCCGAAGCGATGGTGTCTGCGAAGTCGGCTGAAAGCGATTGCCTTGTGGCTTGCTTCTTCAATAACGAAGAAGTCGGTTCCAACACGCGTGAAGGAGCTGCCGGTAACTTTTTAAAGAGTGTCTTGGATTCTATCGCTTCGCTCCAAAATGACTGTCACCCTGGAGTGCGCGAGCACGATAGGGCCCAAGCGCCTCTCTCGTCTCTCGCCTCTCGTCTCTCGTCTAGTATCGCCCTCTCTATCGACATGGCCCATGCCGAGCATCCGAACCACACGGAAAAGCACGAACTGAATCACGCTCCTCTGTTGGGAAAAGGTATTGTACTTAAGACAAACTCACAAAAGCGCTATGCAAGTGACTTGATGAGTTCCGCTCAACTTCGATTGCTTTGCGAAAAGGCCGAAATTCCACTTCAAGTTTTCATCATGCGAAACGACATGCCATGTGGTTCAACGGTAGGCCCGACGGTCTCTGCAAATCTAGGAATCCCGACGGTCGATATCGGCGAGCCCATGCTCAGCATGCATAGCATTCGCGAGATGATGGCCGCAAGCGACCATGAAGATATGATAAAGCTCGTCAAAGCGCTTTATTGCTACAGCTAAATTCATGCTGAAACGGCGAGCCTTGCGCAGAACCTGTGAAAAGATTTCTATAATTTTCGAATCAATTCACAATAAAGATGGAATATGCAAAAAGGCTCGAACGAGATTGATAATTTTCTGACGCCCGATGATACAAAAGTGATGAAGGGGATTGCAATTGTCTGCATGCTCCTGCATCATCTTTGGTTTTTCCCGAACCGTATTCCGGGTGGGGGCGTTGTTGGCATTTTTACGATGTTCAATATGCCATTGACTATTTATTTGGGAATCTTTGGCAAAATATGCGTCCCGATGTTTTTCTTCTTTGGCGGTTATGGAGTCTATAAGAGCTCCTACGGAAAACCCTACGATATCGTTGGGCGCCTTAAAAAACTTTATTTTGCGTACTGGAAAGTCTTTCTTGTTTTCGTTCCGATTGGTTTCCTGTTCTTTTCTGCACAGGTCCCGTATTGCGCTGATCCTTTTATTTATTCGCGCTTTGAAATTTTCTCGTTAAGGGAATTAGTTTCGAACTTCCTTGGGTTTGCATCGACATATAACAGGGAATGGTGGTTCCTCATAAGTTACGCATTCGCCTTGGTGACATTCCCGCTTGTCAGGGCCGTTATTGACCGCTATTCGGCAAGAATCAATTTGTTCATTATCGTTATTGTGTCGCTTTTGTTTGCGCATGTTTTTCCTGGACTTAAATCGGTGCCTTCGCTTGGCGTTCTCGGAAATAGCCACATGTACCTCCGCTTTTTCTGCCAGATTGCGCCGTATGCGGCTTGTTTCTGGATGGGTGCAATCGTCGCACGTAATGGGCTCTTTGACCGTTTGCACAATTCTGCCAAGCAGCATGGACTTTTGAACCCTCTGGCCGATATTGCCATCTGGTGCATGATTATCGTCATGCGTCAAAATGAAATTGGCGATATTTTTGATGTGTTCTTCATCCCGGTTTTAACCGTTGTTGCTATGGACTTCTTGAGCCATGTCAGGCTCTTGAAAAAAGGATTTTGGTATCTCGGACGCCAGAGTACATTTATGTGGCTTATCCACCCGTTCTTCTGTTATTACTTTGGTGTCCCGGCGATGATTGTCGCATATCCGCGATATGCAATCCCGTCGCTGCTCGTGCTTATTGTAATGACGTACTTTGCGTCGGTGCTTTTGGAATATTTCTGGAAGGGTTTTGGTTTTGTTTATCGGAAAGCGAATTCCGTGAATATTCATTTTAAACATTTTGGAGCTTCTGGTGAAAAACGATAAGTCTATCCAGTATTTTTTGATTTGGGGCGTCATCTGCCTGCTTGCAAACTTGTTCTGTACAAATGCTGCTGCATTTGGTGGAGATCAAAATTATTGGGCGGATTGGGTCAAGCAATTGGCGAATAATGGATTTGAACGTTTTAATGGCAACTATCCTCCGCTTTATGTTTTTTGGCTTTGGATTGTGGCGCAAGTCCATAATCTTGCGAATATCCCGATAGAAAAGGGGACGCTCCTCAAGTTCTTCTGCTTGTGGCCGGTTTACTTTGGCCATGTGGCGCTTGTCGATTTTGCAAGCCGCCTGGTGGCGCGCTTCAAGTTGCCGAAGTATTCTGCTCATTTTGTGCTTGCGTTTGTGGCCTTGAACCCGGCGCTTTTGCTCGATGGTCCGATTTGGGGGCAGGTCGATTTGTTCCCCTGCATCTTTGGCATTGCTGCACTTTACTGCATTAACTTCCCTGGAAAAATCAAGTACGCTTCGATGTTCTTTGCGCTTGCGCTTTTGGCGAAGTTCCAGATGATTTTGCTTTTGCCAATTTTCGGTGGCATCTTCCTCCGTCGCTATAAGCAGTCCTGGCGCGGGCTCCCGCTCATGGCGGTTGCAATTGTGCTTGTATTCTTGCCGTTCATGGTTGCAGGGAACCTCTCGGGACTCCTCACTCATGCTTACCTCAACACGACGGAACAGTACCCGTTCTCGACTTACAATGCTGCGAACACCTGGATGTTCTTTGTGGGCAATACGAGCCGTGACGTGAATCCGCTTTTCGGGCTTTCGCCGGATGGCATTGGATTCTTGCTTTCTCCGTCTTGGCTTGGTAAGATTCTGTTCGTGATTATCTCTGCTTACATTTTGAAGTGCGCTCTCTTTGCCAAAACACTCCGCCGCACGTTTGAACTTGCGACTTGGGAAGCTTTTGCGTTCTTCCTTGTATTGCCGGGCATGCATGAACGTTATTTGATTTACGCCGTTCCGTTTGCTTGCGTGTGGATGGTGCTTGAAACGAAGAAGGCCTGGATTTGGTCGCTTCTGGTGACGGCCATTTGCGCCATGAACATTTCAATGGTGAATGGCTTCAAGGGTGCCGACTTATGGGTTCCGGTTTCTGGACTTGCGCTCCTCATCTTCATTGCAGGCGTTGTGAACAACTTTGCCCCGCGTGCGTTCCCTGCGCTGATTGAAAAACTTGCACGTATCCCGTTCCCGCGCTTTACGCCGTATGTGGTGCTTGCCTTGTTCCTTTTCCCGATGCTCATCACCGAAATTATCGGGCTCATGCCGGTGAATGTAGAACTCCAGTCGAACCAGTTCTATCTCACGGATTTGGCGATCGATCATTACACGCAACAATACGGTAGACCTCGTGTAAACCGTGCGGTCGATGGAGCAACGCTTACGGTTCGTGGACAGCAGTATAAGAATGGTATTGGTACGCATGCCGCTTCTGAAATCTTTTTCAAAATGCCTGCCGATGCTGATTCGCTTGAATTTGTCGTGGGCATTGATGATGAAACGGGTGGCGGTGGTTCTGTGCGCTTTATCGTGGCGACTCCCGAAGAAACACTTTGGAAAAGCGATGTCGTTTTTGGCAACAAAAAGCCGCAAGTCGGTAAAGTCTATATCGGTGGTCAGCAGACGATTATCCTCAAGGCAGATGCCGATGGCGACAACGCTTACGACCATGCCGACTGGCTGAACGTCATCGTGACCAAGAGGAAGTAATGGACAAGGTTTTTGCTTGGCTGAAATCGCGAACGGCTGCGCAATTTGTCTTTGCGGTAATTATGCTGTTGGGGACGTTTGCTCGTGTCTACATGTTCGGCTCTGTGCCGGGCGATATCAACCAGGACGAAGCTTTTGCTGGATATAACGCCTACACGCTTTTGCACCACGCTGCAGATTCTTACGGCTACCGCTTGCCGGTTTACTTGACTGCCTGGGGTTCCGGCATGAACGCTCTCGAATCGTATTTGATGATTCCGTTTGTAGCGCTCTTCGGGATGCATGTCTGGGTAATCCGCTTGCCGATGCTTCTGGTGGGGCTTTTGTCGCTTGCGGCGGTTTATTTCTTGGTGCGCCGATTCTCTAGTGAACGCATTGCCTTGGGTGCAACGCTTCTGCTTGCGATTTCTCCGTGGCATGTGATGCTTTCGCGCTGGGCTCTTGAATCGAACTTGGCGCCGGGATTTGTGCTGTTCGGACTTTTCTTCTTTGTAAAAGGTCTTGAAAAGCCGAAGTTCTTGATTGCCTCGGCTGCATTTTACGGACTCTCGCTTTATGCATATGCGACCATCTGGGTGGCTGTCCCGTTCATCATCTTGTTGAACGTACTTTATGCTCTTTGGACAAAGTCTATCCACAATAATCGTTACACTTGGATTTCGCTTGGCGTACTTGCTGCACTTGCGCTCCCGCTTATGCTCTTTATGCTCGTGAACAAGGGCGTTATCAATGAAATCCGCTTGCCGTTTATCAGCATTCCGAAGCTTGTTTATTTCAGGGCGAGTGAAATTTCGTTCCAGGAGATTCCCGAAAATTTCATGAACCTCTGGAATATTTTGAAGCGTCAGTCTGATGGGCTCCCGTGGAATTGCATTCGCAATTTTGGGCTTTTCTACCCGGTGACGCTTGCGTTTTTCTTTGTCGGCCTTGTCGAAAACATTTGGCAGACGGTGCGTGATGTAAAGTCGCGCAAGCTTGGGCTCCCGTTCTTTATGCTTGCCTGGCTGCTCGCCGCTTTTACGATTGGAATTTTAATCAGCGTCAATGTCAATCGCGTGAACTTGATTTTTATCCCGATTATAATTATGGCGGCGCAAGGGATTATTCTCGCGTTTAGCTATATCCACCCGAAGTTGATTTACGTTCCGCTGGTGGCGTACCTCTTGAGCTTTGCCAATTTTGAACGTGAATATTTTACGGTATATAAGGACCAGATTGCAAATCCGTTCTGCGAAGGCATTGGCGATGCTATGGAATTTGCACAGTCGCAGTCGAAATCGGGCGGTAAAATTTATGTGGACCCGAACGTGAGCTACCCGCGAGTGCTTTTTTATGGCAAGGTGGACTTGAATTCTTACCTTTCGACGGTTCGCTACACGAATTTCCCGAGCGCATTCCTCTATGTGCACGAATTTGACCGCTATGTTTTCACATTTAATTTGGATAATGCCGATACGCAAGCGGTTTATCTTATGGAAAACAAGGATTCTAGACTTTCTTGGTTTGAACAGCGTGGCTTTTCGGTCCGTAATTTTGGAAAATATATTGTAGCATACCCCGCAAAATTACTCTGAGAAGTCGAAATTTGATATATTGGTGTTCGAAAAAGAATAAGAAGTGTGAATATGCGAATTTCTACTGTATTTAAGATTTGTTCTTTGACGATGCTTATGGCTGTGGCGACGTTTGCCCGGCCGATTAACGATGGCAATAAGCTATTTGCCGCTGGCGATTATGCCGGTGCGCTTGAAAAGTACATGAAGGCCCGCGAAGCGGAGCCTGCAAATCCGCTTTTGTTCTACAATATTGGAACGTGCCAGTACAAGCTCGGCAATTTTGAAGAAGCCAAGAAGGAACTCGAAAGTGCTGTGCGCATGCCGGATAAGAATATGGCGGCAAAGGCGGCGTACAATTTGGCGAATACGCATTTCCGCGTGGGCGAAAAGGCTCAAGAACCGAGTGCCCGCATTGCGGCTTGGCGTGAATCGGTCGCTTATCTGAAAAAGGCAATTGACCTCGATAACGATTTTGAAAACGCGAAGAAGAACGTCGAAATCGTCCAGCGTAAGCTCAAGGAAGAACTCGACAAGCAAAAAGAAAACAAGGATCAAAACCAGAATCAGAACGACCAGAAACAACCTCCGCTGAGTGATAATGCAAAGCAGGTCTTGGCTCGTGCACTCCAGCTTTGCAAGGATGGCAAGTATGCCGAAGGCAAGCAGATGCTCGAGAACCTGATTGCCGAAGACGAGACCGCAAGCCAGTTGAGCGGCCACGTGCAGCGCATTGACGACGTCATCGAAATCAAGGCCGGTCGCAAGCCCAAGACTAAGATTGACGCCAGCAACACCGACAACGACCTGGAGGTGATCTAATGTTTTTAATTCGGAATTCGGAAATCGGAATTAGGAATTGCGATTCTCTCTCTCGTCATCCTGATGCTCCAATGCGTCATCCTGAGCGTAGCGAAGGATCCAGTTACGTTGTAGCGTTGGGCTTTGTATTGCTTTTTGCGGTGGTTGCTTTCGCGGCTCCGAAGTCGGCGTCTGCCTACTATGGCGATGCGGCGTTCCAGTACATTGAAAACCGCTTGCCCACTGCAGAAATTACTTGCAACGAAGGCTTGCAATACTACCCGAACGATCAGAAATTACAGATGCTCCTCGACCGCATTCACGAAGCGAAGGACGAGCAAAAGAACGAAAATAAGAAGAACGATCCTAAAAACGACCAGAATCAAGACCAGAATAATCAGGATCAAAACCAGGATCAGAATCAGGACAAGCAAAACCAAGACCAGAATAAAGATCAGCAGAACCAGGATCAGCAAAATCAGAACCAGAATGGCGACCAGAGTTCTTCTAGCGCCCAGAATGACCAGAATCAGGATCAACAGAATCAAGGTCAGAACGGTCAGTCTAGCAGCAGCCAGGGTGGCGATAGTTCCGACAGCAATGGTGGTGCCGGAGAGCAACCGCAACAGCCAGAACAGTCCGAGGGCAATTCCAGCGACAGTAACGGCGGTGAACCGGAACAGCAGCCGCTTCA
This genomic stretch from Fibrobacter sp. UWB16 harbors:
- the pyrF gene encoding orotidine-5'-phosphate decarboxylase, which encodes MTCFYDRLEQRIAKCGNPVCMGMDPVLKLIPLEGTPEDRIKRFYSDILECCLKRNVQPAVVKPNSAYYECVSVQSMLVLQQLIADYRSAGIPVILDAKRGDIGKSSAAYANAAYDVYRADAVTVSPWMGADSVGPFIREDSENGAYVLLRTSNKGAHDFQDLPVTRSDDPRDVAEAFYSVADKIMEWDADKGYLGAVVGATHPEELEKITAYTVAHKHEIPFLIPGVSIPGVPGGQGGDAKTVLNAIANGGGKRKFHVLNSSSGLNFAWQRNDTPANYANDCVDALEKLAEACLV
- a CDS encoding MlaD family protein, with the translated sequence MAFQKIKQVNWMEMSGLLVGVVSTVAIMIFSLVLYHFLFDKDNGKIKENYNLYSTFEKALGLTSGTRVQINGVNVGQISKTEINKDGIGVVIEFAIRKEYKDLITDSAEVYAIRDQNLISARVINIDIKNRGRILENGDTLKAGSAKDIETVIETANELLGRVNHLIDAADELVAMALDTGTTMGALFGSRALYDNLNRQLYRLDEITFLGKNVLKKTSFLLDTMKTDVPKLVSRANEVTNNVGNLLEDFKPLPGQVTSLLNSMDSTVGRVDNLVTDFGTVTTGLQDFMNTTENTLQSADDLMNGMSKMWLLKGNVPTHDSVPFVVETLW
- a CDS encoding RNA methyltransferase, which translates into the protein MSEEENKPKRTVRITLDRKFGVSEAPERRPRRDDDRGSFGDKPSFRGDRGDRRFDRDRGERRFDRGERRFDRDNRDENREGRPFNREERRGGGRFDRDRRPRRFGDKPFNRGPRGAMNAPVYRQRPEQKEAVDENLDEAALEARAAQIEAVEDSVATPPWFKRLIACTTEKGREREGKFLGEGVHVVEELVKHHRELVISVYVVEGFENEELIEAINEAEITLHTLTEDQMKRLSSTMTTQGIIAYCNIASKKPVYETSRSVLTLVDAVQDPGNLGTLFRTSLGFNSSGMILGRGTVSPFNPKVVRGSSGTFLRVPFEFDVDLVDQINFLRSKGYTIIATDLHAKQSLREIPAHKLRKMAFLVGNEGAGTNPYFIELADETVKIPMSSELESLNVAVAHGILSYEAAQIQEELK
- a CDS encoding M18 family aminopeptidase — protein: MDFFEFLNTAVTPYHTVDALKSFFKANSFTEIELGANLEPAKAYFVCREASIIAFRTPQKWSDESRFKIALAHTDFPTLKISPNPDVVNAGVCTLHTEVYGSPLYTSWLDRDLGYAGMLAYVDAGSSTLKTKLFRGEKLFRIPQLAVHLNRGVNQDGLKVNPQIDFNALWAGAPESNSSEKRKNLFVASLEKELPEGSRLIDFDVQLFDAQSANRGGFNDEWIYSGRLDNLSSCHAIAEAMVSAKSAESDCLVACFFNNEEVGSNTREGAAGNFLKSVLDSIASLQNDCHPGVREHDRAQAPLSSLASRLSSSIALSIDMAHAEHPNHTEKHELNHAPLLGKGIVLKTNSQKRYASDLMSSAQLRLLCEKAEIPLQVFIMRNDMPCGSTVGPTVSANLGIPTVDIGEPMLSMHSIREMMAASDHEDMIKLVKALYCYS
- the dxs gene encoding 1-deoxy-D-xylulose-5-phosphate synthase; the protein is MELKDVKSPQDLKHCSVEELNHLATQIRETIIGQVAKHGGHLASSLGVVELTLALHYVFNAPDDKIVWDVGHQAYVHKLLTGRYDRFDTLRQQGGISGFLKRNESVYDCFGAGHATTSISAALGFAVARDHFNRNNNVVAVIGDGSMTGGMAYEAINNVGASKQNMTIILNDNKMSIAPNIGGFSKYLNRVISDPVYNKMRTDLDRLMNRLPGILGSRFRDLFLQVENAAKNAVKPGRFFEDLGIRYFGPIDGHDIDELVMILERVKQQQGPCLVHVLTEKGRGFDAAEKNPTKYHGCGAFDPESGLPLAPGNPNPSLTSVFGNTLLQLARKDKRIMGITAAMPTGCGMDIVAKELPDRVIDVGIAEEHAVTFAAGMACDGVVPVVAIYSSFMQRAYDQIIHDIALQNLHVVLVLDRAGLVGADGPTHHGAFDLSFLRTVPGMTILAPSNENELRDMLTAAIDMEGVVAIRYPRGTALAAELVPSEGPFDYKSPKILEKGSGILLLGAGFMTNELKKTAAVLRENGYNPTLVDARFIKPLDQECYRSLFDSHNVIVTLEDNTKVGGYGSAIAELLSDLGYTDKKLYRFGLPDRFVEQGEIKALYKILEIDGESVAKQLMEKL